One Synechococcus sp. MU1617 genomic region harbors:
- a CDS encoding J domain-containing protein yields MKDRLSPVSEAHPSHHERLGVRPGVDAETLRQAFRRQSKALHPDTTQLPPEQASIAFQELKESYDVLLRQSQATLGLGIQAPSSPPPLQSQPRPDAWQGIGQRRPLSGGEWFSLVLLSIALLLSLVLGLGVALAQGRDWQVSPSWLADEQTPKTSVRTQPDGRPAPGEHPAESALSSGA; encoded by the coding sequence ATGAAGGACCGGCTGTCTCCTGTGTCCGAAGCCCACCCCAGCCATCACGAACGGCTTGGCGTGCGCCCCGGGGTTGACGCTGAAACCTTGCGCCAGGCCTTTCGACGTCAGTCCAAGGCTCTGCATCCCGACACCACGCAACTGCCGCCCGAGCAGGCCAGCATTGCTTTTCAGGAGCTTAAGGAGTCCTACGACGTTTTACTGCGTCAGAGCCAAGCAACCCTCGGTCTTGGCATACAGGCGCCGTCATCGCCCCCGCCCCTGCAGAGTCAGCCCCGCCCGGATGCCTGGCAGGGCATCGGTCAACGAAGGCCGCTTTCCGGCGGGGAATGGTTCTCGCTGGTGCTGTTGAGCATCGCGCTGTTGCTCAGCCTGGTGCTGGGGTTGGGGGTGGCTCTTGCCCAGGGCCGCGACTGGCAGGTGTCGCCGAGTTGGCTGGCGGATGAGCAGACTCCGAAGACATCCGTGCGTACGCAACCTGATGGCCGCCCTGCCCCCGGAGAGCACCCCGCTGAATCAGCACTCTCTTCCGGCGCTTGA
- a CDS encoding DUF3143 domain-containing protein, giving the protein MAALPPESTPLNQHSLPALEAWLQQLGAVRMDDNPCQWMLERSEWRALLLLEREDLKVIWHPGSLEAMLQCSLPYGLSRADVEAAIQAGP; this is encoded by the coding sequence ATGGCCGCCCTGCCCCCGGAGAGCACCCCGCTGAATCAGCACTCTCTTCCGGCGCTTGAGGCCTGGCTTCAGCAGCTGGGTGCCGTCCGTATGGACGACAACCCCTGCCAGTGGATGCTCGAGCGTTCTGAGTGGAGGGCGCTGTTGCTGCTGGAACGGGAGGACCTCAAAGTGATCTGGCACCCCGGTTCCCTGGAAGCGATGTTGCAGTGTTCATTGCCCTATGGCCTCTCCAGGGCTGATGTCGAGGCGGCGATTCAGGCGGGTCCCTGA
- the bioA gene encoding adenosylmethionine--8-amino-7-oxononanoate transaminase, producing the protein MAKAAAAAMESIRHPNLWPPFTQMASAANSQRVVSGDGALLIREKGEPLIDAISSWWVTLHGHAHPVLAKAIADQAARLEQVIFADFTHEPAEQLAVRLSGLCGLQRLFFSDNGSTAVEVALKIACQWWANRGQPRHQIVAFDGAYHGDTFGAMAVGERNLFSAPFEDKLFPVARVPWPATWWDDDAVEAKESAALEVLERVLETPTAAVILEPLLQGAGGMAMVRPEFLQQVEARTRQAGALLIADEVLTGFGRCGDWFASRRAGIRPDLMALSKGLTGGCLPMGVTMASEAVFEAFVGDDPCLTLWHGHSFTANPLGCAAANASLDLMERNPAAFQQFEQRHRPHLERLARHPKVQHPRLTGTVAGFDLVVEGTSGYLNPAGPRLKRLAMENGVFLRPLGQVVYLLPPLCISDVQLERCYSVLEMALDQL; encoded by the coding sequence ATGGCAAAAGCTGCCGCTGCTGCCATGGAGTCGATCCGCCATCCGAATCTGTGGCCCCCCTTCACCCAGATGGCCAGCGCAGCCAACTCCCAACGGGTGGTGTCCGGAGACGGGGCTCTGCTGATTCGTGAAAAGGGGGAACCGCTGATCGATGCCATCAGTAGCTGGTGGGTCACCCTTCACGGCCATGCCCATCCGGTGTTGGCCAAGGCCATCGCCGATCAGGCAGCCCGCCTCGAGCAGGTGATTTTTGCCGACTTCACCCATGAGCCTGCGGAACAGCTGGCCGTACGCCTGAGCGGACTCTGCGGTCTGCAACGGCTGTTCTTCTCCGACAACGGCTCCACTGCGGTGGAAGTGGCGCTCAAGATCGCCTGCCAGTGGTGGGCCAACCGGGGGCAACCGCGTCATCAGATCGTCGCCTTCGACGGCGCGTACCACGGCGACACCTTCGGGGCGATGGCCGTTGGCGAACGCAACCTTTTCAGCGCGCCCTTTGAAGACAAGCTCTTTCCCGTCGCCAGGGTTCCCTGGCCGGCCACCTGGTGGGATGACGACGCCGTGGAGGCCAAGGAATCGGCAGCACTGGAGGTGCTCGAGCGCGTGCTGGAGACACCGACTGCGGCGGTGATCCTCGAGCCCCTGCTGCAGGGGGCCGGCGGGATGGCCATGGTGCGGCCCGAGTTTCTGCAACAGGTGGAGGCACGCACCCGTCAGGCAGGAGCACTGCTGATTGCCGATGAAGTGCTGACCGGCTTCGGACGCTGCGGCGACTGGTTCGCCAGCCGGCGGGCGGGCATCCGGCCGGATCTGATGGCGCTGTCCAAAGGCTTGACGGGTGGATGTCTGCCGATGGGCGTGACCATGGCCAGCGAAGCGGTGTTCGAAGCCTTCGTCGGTGACGACCCTTGTCTGACCCTCTGGCACGGCCACAGCTTCACGGCCAATCCGCTGGGCTGCGCCGCGGCTAACGCCAGCCTCGATCTGATGGAGCGCAACCCCGCTGCCTTTCAGCAGTTCGAACAACGGCATCGTCCGCACCTCGAACGGTTGGCACGCCATCCGAAGGTGCAACACCCCCGGCTGACGGGGACTGTTGCCGGCTTCGACCTCGTTGTGGAGGGAACCTCGGGCTACCTCAACCCGGCGGGGCCGAGATTGAAACGGCTGGCGATGGAGAACGGCGTCTTCCTCCGCCCCCTGGGCCAGGTGGTCTATCTACTGCCACCGCTCTGCATCAGCGATGTCCAGCTGGAACGGTGCTATTCGGTGCTGGAAATGGCCCTCGATCAGCTCTGA
- the bioD gene encoding dethiobiotin synthase, with the protein MNGSVSRLVVCGTDTDVGKTVVSAWLVQGLQASYWKPVQSGLEGGGDRERVRQLLNLPPERMLPEAYAFREPVSPHWAAELDDTPLDPAQLALPDHQGSLVVETAGGLMVPLTRNWLQIDQLVEWQLPIVLVARSGLGTLNHTLLSLEAMRRRNLTVLGLILNGRLHADNPGTLEQFGDVPVLAQLPPQASLSATVLERLWHEQDLTTTFRKALKRSSP; encoded by the coding sequence ATGAACGGCAGCGTCAGTCGCCTGGTGGTATGCGGAACCGACACGGACGTCGGCAAAACCGTGGTGAGTGCGTGGCTCGTGCAGGGGCTTCAGGCCAGCTACTGGAAACCCGTTCAGAGCGGACTGGAGGGCGGCGGAGACCGCGAACGGGTGCGGCAGCTGTTGAACCTCCCGCCGGAACGGATGCTTCCCGAGGCCTATGCCTTCCGAGAGCCGGTCTCCCCCCACTGGGCCGCCGAACTGGACGACACGCCGCTCGACCCAGCCCAACTGGCTCTTCCCGACCATCAGGGATCGCTGGTGGTGGAGACAGCTGGAGGGTTGATGGTGCCCCTCACCCGCAACTGGCTCCAGATCGATCAACTCGTGGAGTGGCAGTTGCCAATCGTTCTGGTGGCCCGCAGTGGGCTGGGCACCCTCAACCACACCCTGCTCAGCCTGGAAGCGATGAGACGGCGAAATCTCACGGTGTTGGGACTGATCCTCAACGGCCGCCTCCATGCCGACAACCCGGGGACCCTCGAACAGTTCGGTGACGTCCCCGTTCTGGCGCAGCTCCCCCCCCAGGCCTCGCTATCGGCAACGGTTCTGGAGCGGCTTTGGCACGAGCAGGATCTCACCACTACATTCCGAAAAGCGCTGAAGCGATCGTCCCCGTGA
- a CDS encoding methyltransferase — MAGGPVIRPDQVLERFSRAAPTYAGDAQLQRAMAWRLAQLCRHCSIRRGLWADLGSGTGHLAAALEAAHPGQQVIRLDGSTAMLNSHPHGTRTLRHDLSRGLPDWSEPPQLLASSFVLHWLPDPAQQLRRWVDALPKGGWLALAVPVDGSFPQWQHAARAADQACTALTMPVREQLIAALPDGVVQRDECLSFTQHAANPLRLLRPMSSIGASVTNAGRLSPGQWKAVFRAWPQANASPRFALTRFALTWRMWVLIVKR, encoded by the coding sequence ATGGCTGGAGGCCCTGTGATTCGCCCCGACCAGGTGCTGGAGCGCTTCAGTCGCGCAGCGCCGACCTACGCGGGCGACGCGCAGCTGCAACGGGCTATGGCCTGGCGCCTGGCCCAACTCTGCCGACACTGCTCCATCCGGCGCGGCCTGTGGGCAGACCTCGGCAGCGGCACCGGTCATCTGGCCGCAGCCCTGGAAGCCGCTCACCCGGGTCAGCAAGTGATCCGCCTTGACGGAAGTACCGCCATGTTGAACAGCCACCCCCATGGAACACGCACCCTGCGGCATGACCTGAGCCGCGGGCTACCGGACTGGAGTGAGCCACCGCAACTGCTGGCCTCCAGCTTTGTTTTGCATTGGTTGCCAGATCCAGCGCAACAGCTTCGACGTTGGGTGGATGCGCTGCCGAAGGGGGGCTGGCTGGCCCTGGCGGTGCCGGTGGACGGAAGTTTTCCGCAATGGCAGCACGCCGCCCGCGCAGCAGATCAGGCCTGCACGGCCTTGACCATGCCGGTGCGAGAGCAACTGATCGCGGCCCTGCCCGATGGCGTGGTGCAACGGGACGAGTGCCTGAGCTTCACCCAACACGCCGCCAATCCACTGCGGCTGCTGCGACCGATGAGCAGCATTGGCGCCTCCGTCACCAATGCTGGCCGGCTCTCCCCAGGCCAGTGGAAGGCCGTCTTCCGGGCTTGGCCCCAAGCCAACGCATCACCACGGTTCGCTCTGACACGGTTCGCCCTGACCTGGAGGATGTGGGTCCTGATAGTGAAGCGATGA
- a CDS encoding alpha/beta hydrolase, translating into MTQVLAMHGWAGQASAWFHWRQRFEDWGSRWSSADRGYGGGEAVAPAWPPGPERNLLIAHSLGLHLLPAAVLAQADAVVLLGSFSAFVPHGRAGRAVAAALQGMQAALDTDQELTMLERFLDKAASPHARSALPPAPQLQGLTTLGRQRLQQDLELLAHCQALPTGWPEAVPVLVVQGEQDAVVHAASAQQLIDDLRQQPLTLHRDPNWGHALITPPVLSVVQQWLEAL; encoded by the coding sequence ATGACGCAGGTCCTGGCGATGCATGGTTGGGCTGGCCAGGCCAGCGCTTGGTTCCACTGGCGTCAACGCTTTGAAGACTGGGGATCGAGATGGTCCAGCGCAGACCGGGGCTACGGCGGCGGTGAGGCTGTTGCTCCGGCATGGCCCCCCGGCCCAGAACGCAACCTGTTGATCGCCCACTCCCTGGGGCTGCATCTACTGCCGGCAGCTGTTCTGGCGCAGGCCGATGCGGTGGTGCTGCTGGGTAGCTTCAGCGCCTTCGTGCCCCACGGGCGCGCAGGGCGCGCTGTGGCTGCAGCTCTGCAGGGGATGCAGGCGGCTCTGGACACCGACCAGGAACTGACGATGCTGGAACGCTTCCTCGACAAAGCCGCCTCACCCCATGCCCGCAGCGCCCTGCCCCCAGCCCCCCAGCTGCAAGGTTTGACGACCCTGGGGCGCCAGCGGCTGCAGCAGGATCTGGAGCTTCTGGCGCACTGCCAGGCCCTGCCGACGGGATGGCCTGAGGCCGTGCCTGTGCTGGTGGTGCAGGGCGAACAGGACGCTGTGGTGCACGCCGCATCGGCGCAGCAGCTGATCGATGACCTCAGACAGCAGCCGCTGACCCTCCATCGGGATCCGAATTGGGGCCACGCACTGATCACACCACCGGTGCTCTCGGTGGTGCAGCAATGGCTGGAGGCCCTGTGA
- a CDS encoding 8-amino-7-oxononanoate synthase, giving the protein MRDHASPIPPARRRRLRSLNAGQEPWQLKDPAEAGQLVDLASNDYLGLSRHPDVLAAATEAMASDGVGAGGSRLVTGTRPCHLDLEAALATWLNRDRVLLFPSGFQANIAALTALSDRHTTVLVDRLIHHSLLAGVRTSGARLQRFAHNDLEDLGQRLQRLKPATTPPLVVTESLFSMEGTSPDLQGIADLCAHHGAQLLVDEAHGLGVLGPGGRGLCHGLRQPVALVCGTFGKAFGSGGAFLAGGHTTMERLLQTSGAFRYTTALAPPLVAGAQAALHLIQTNPNWGSELSQRSERWRTALAQQGWVKPAGHGPVLPLLIGGDQDALDLQQKLEQAGLLSVAIRPPTVPEGTARLRLVLRRDLPEGTLEQLLAALGSR; this is encoded by the coding sequence ATGCGGGACCACGCTTCTCCCATCCCTCCAGCCCGCCGCCGGCGCCTGCGGAGCTTGAATGCCGGCCAGGAGCCCTGGCAGCTGAAGGATCCCGCTGAAGCCGGCCAGCTCGTTGATCTGGCGAGCAACGACTACCTCGGGCTCAGCCGCCATCCCGATGTGCTCGCAGCGGCAACGGAGGCCATGGCCTCCGATGGCGTTGGTGCCGGTGGCTCTCGCCTGGTCACCGGCACCCGACCATGCCATCTGGATCTGGAGGCAGCCCTCGCCACCTGGTTGAACCGAGACCGAGTGCTGCTGTTCCCCAGCGGATTTCAAGCCAACATCGCTGCCCTAACGGCCCTGAGTGACAGGCATACCACCGTGTTGGTGGACCGGCTGATCCACCACTCGCTGCTGGCCGGCGTCCGCACCAGTGGAGCGCGGCTGCAACGCTTTGCCCACAACGATCTTGAAGATCTCGGCCAGCGGCTGCAGCGGCTCAAGCCGGCAACAACACCACCACTGGTGGTGACCGAAAGCCTGTTCAGCATGGAAGGCACCAGCCCCGATCTGCAGGGCATCGCCGACCTTTGCGCCCACCACGGTGCACAGCTGCTGGTGGACGAAGCCCATGGCCTGGGGGTGTTGGGGCCCGGAGGCCGCGGGCTTTGCCATGGACTCCGACAGCCTGTGGCCTTGGTGTGCGGCACCTTCGGCAAGGCCTTCGGCAGCGGAGGTGCATTTCTGGCTGGGGGTCACACCACGATGGAACGGCTGCTTCAAACCAGTGGGGCTTTCCGCTACACCACGGCCCTGGCACCACCGCTGGTGGCTGGAGCACAAGCTGCCCTGCACTTGATCCAAACCAACCCCAATTGGGGAAGCGAGCTGAGCCAGCGCTCGGAACGCTGGAGGACAGCTCTGGCGCAGCAGGGCTGGGTAAAACCAGCAGGGCACGGTCCTGTGCTGCCCTTACTGATCGGTGGCGACCAGGACGCGCTCGACCTCCAGCAAAAGCTGGAGCAGGCGGGTCTGCTTTCAGTAGCGATCCGGCCGCCCACCGTGCCGGAGGGAACCGCCCGTTTGCGCTTGGTGCTGCGGCGGGACCTGCCAGAGGGCACATTGGAGCAACTGCTCGCAGCCCTCGGCTCTCGATGA
- a CDS encoding bile acid:sodium symporter family protein, translated as MSWERFTLLFPLWTLLGALLALLHPPLFIWFKGPLIALGLGVIMLGMGVGLTPADFVRVGRRPRAMLLGVLAQFLVMPALAAAIAAALHLPAPLAVGLILVGCCPGGTASNVVVLIGRGDVALSVVMTTISTLAAVVLTPRLTQVLASQYVPVDGWALFLAVLQVVLLPVTVGVVLKRGLPGVAQRIEPVMPPLAVMAIVMIVSSIVGSQTAVLRQQGPVLILACLLLHGGGFLLGWLIPRLAGQTVQAQRTISIEVGMQNSGLAVVLARSGGFASPLTALPGAISAVIHCLIGSALAAVWRRRSP; from the coding sequence ATGTCCTGGGAGCGTTTCACTCTGCTGTTTCCGCTTTGGACGTTGCTGGGGGCTCTGCTGGCGCTGCTGCATCCCCCGCTGTTCATCTGGTTCAAGGGCCCACTGATCGCCCTTGGACTCGGCGTGATCATGCTGGGCATGGGCGTTGGGCTGACACCCGCTGATTTCGTGCGGGTTGGTCGACGCCCCCGGGCCATGCTGCTCGGGGTGCTGGCGCAGTTCCTGGTGATGCCGGCTCTTGCCGCTGCGATTGCGGCGGCTCTGCACCTGCCTGCGCCGCTTGCGGTGGGTTTGATTCTTGTGGGCTGCTGCCCGGGGGGGACCGCCAGCAATGTGGTGGTTCTGATCGGCCGTGGCGATGTGGCGCTTTCGGTGGTCATGACAACGATCAGCACCCTGGCGGCGGTTGTGTTGACCCCGCGTCTCACCCAGGTGTTGGCCAGTCAGTACGTGCCGGTGGACGGTTGGGCCCTGTTCCTGGCCGTGCTTCAGGTGGTGTTGTTGCCCGTCACCGTTGGGGTGGTGCTCAAGCGTGGTTTGCCCGGTGTGGCCCAGCGGATTGAGCCTGTGATGCCTCCCTTGGCGGTGATGGCCATCGTGATGATCGTCTCCAGCATCGTGGGCAGCCAGACGGCTGTGCTGCGTCAGCAGGGGCCCGTGCTGATCCTGGCTTGCCTGCTACTTCACGGCGGCGGCTTTCTGCTCGGCTGGCTGATTCCCCGGCTGGCGGGGCAGACCGTGCAGGCTCAGCGGACCATCAGCATCGAGGTGGGCATGCAGAACTCAGGACTGGCCGTGGTCCTCGCCCGCAGTGGTGGGTTCGCCAGTCCCCTGACGGCGTTGCCGGGTGCCATCTCTGCGGTGATTCACTGCCTGATCGGCAGCGCCCTTGCTGCCGTCTGGAGGCGTCGCTCGCCTTAG
- a CDS encoding RNA helicase, giving the protein MNQSTPATPRSEPDVDRSAPLNPSEIFPFPLDDFQLEAIDALNQGHSVVVSAPTGSGKTLIGEYAIYRALAHGQKVFYTTPLKALSNQKLRDFRDQFGAENVGLMTGDLSVNREASIVVMTTEIFRNMLYAEADEHDDPLADVEAVVLDECHYMNDSQRGTVWEESIIHCPPTVQLVGLSATVANAGQLTDWIEKVHGPTTLVMSDHRPVPLQFSFCSAKGLHPLLNDAGTGLHPNCKVWRAPKGHKRKGRSQRPPQPEPPPISFVVAQMAERQMLPAIYFIFSRRGCDKAVRDLGVQCLVTQEEQARIKERLTAYSHDNPEAVRDGIHADALLRGIAAHHAGVLPAWKELIEELFQQGLVKVVFATETLAAGINMPARSTVIAALSKRTERGHRSLMGSEFLQMAGRAGRRGLDSQGYVVTVQSRFEGVREAGQLATSPADPLVSQFTPSYGMVLNLLQRHDLAKARELVERSFGRYLAGLDLVEDEENLSQLRLQLSQLEGVAGDIPWEDFEDYEKMRGRLREERRLLRILQQQAEETLANELTMALQFASTGTLVSLKSPQLRGRVAPAVIVEKVKGPGQFPLLLCLTDENVWILLPCQAVVSIHAELSCLQVDGLEVPELSRSGELRHGDQASGGLALAVAHMARRHDMTTPQYDLAGEVLTQARLVRDLEQEQEQHPAHRWGDRKQLKKHRRRMEDLELEIAERQQQLHQRANRHWETFLALMEILQHFGCLDELEPTEIGRTVAALRGDNELWLGLALMSGHLDDLSAPDLAAVFEAISTEVNRPDLWSGFPPPAAAEEALQDLSGLRRELLRAQERAGVVVPAWWEPELMGLVDAWARGTSWSDLIANTSLDEGDVVRIMRRTVDLLAQVPYCEAISEQLRSHARQALKAINRFPVAEAQDLVPPSSALNPATERAA; this is encoded by the coding sequence ATGAACCAATCGACACCGGCCACGCCCCGATCCGAGCCCGATGTCGATCGCAGTGCCCCACTGAATCCCTCAGAAATCTTCCCTTTCCCGCTGGATGATTTTCAGCTGGAAGCCATTGATGCCCTTAACCAGGGACATTCGGTCGTGGTCAGTGCCCCCACGGGATCCGGCAAAACCCTGATCGGCGAATACGCCATTTATCGCGCCCTGGCCCACGGCCAGAAGGTCTTCTACACCACACCGCTGAAGGCTCTCTCCAACCAGAAACTGCGCGATTTCCGCGATCAGTTTGGTGCGGAGAACGTGGGCTTGATGACCGGTGACCTCAGCGTGAATCGCGAGGCTTCCATCGTGGTGATGACCACGGAGATCTTCCGGAACATGCTCTACGCCGAGGCGGATGAGCACGACGATCCCCTGGCTGATGTGGAAGCGGTGGTGCTCGATGAATGCCACTACATGAACGACTCTCAGCGGGGCACGGTCTGGGAGGAGTCGATCATTCACTGTCCACCCACGGTGCAGCTGGTGGGGCTCTCCGCCACCGTGGCCAATGCCGGGCAGCTAACCGACTGGATCGAGAAGGTTCATGGTCCGACCACGTTGGTGATGAGTGATCACCGGCCGGTGCCGCTGCAGTTCAGCTTCTGCAGTGCCAAGGGTCTGCACCCGCTGTTGAACGACGCCGGCACGGGTTTGCATCCCAACTGCAAGGTTTGGCGCGCGCCCAAGGGGCACAAGCGCAAAGGGCGTTCCCAGAGGCCCCCGCAACCGGAGCCACCGCCGATCAGCTTCGTTGTGGCCCAGATGGCCGAGCGGCAGATGCTTCCGGCCATCTACTTCATCTTCAGCCGCCGCGGTTGTGACAAGGCGGTGAGGGATCTGGGGGTGCAGTGCCTGGTGACCCAAGAGGAGCAGGCGCGGATCAAGGAGCGCTTAACCGCTTACAGCCATGACAACCCCGAGGCCGTTCGGGATGGAATTCACGCTGATGCGCTGCTGCGGGGCATCGCTGCCCACCATGCCGGTGTTCTGCCCGCCTGGAAGGAGTTGATCGAGGAGCTCTTCCAGCAGGGGTTGGTGAAGGTGGTCTTTGCCACGGAGACCCTGGCGGCGGGCATCAACATGCCGGCCCGCAGCACGGTGATTGCGGCCCTCTCCAAGCGCACTGAACGGGGGCATCGCTCACTGATGGGCAGTGAGTTCCTCCAGATGGCCGGTCGGGCCGGGCGGCGTGGCCTCGACTCCCAGGGCTATGTCGTGACGGTGCAAAGCAGGTTCGAAGGTGTGCGTGAAGCAGGTCAGCTGGCGACGAGTCCCGCCGACCCCCTGGTGAGCCAGTTCACCCCCAGCTACGGCATGGTTCTGAACCTGCTGCAGCGCCACGATTTGGCCAAGGCAAGGGAGCTGGTGGAGCGCAGTTTTGGTCGCTATCTGGCGGGACTTGACCTCGTGGAGGATGAGGAGAACCTCTCCCAGCTGCGGTTGCAACTCAGCCAGCTGGAGGGCGTCGCCGGCGACATCCCCTGGGAAGACTTTGAGGACTACGAAAAAATGCGTGGGCGGCTCCGCGAAGAGCGGCGCTTGCTCCGCATCCTTCAGCAGCAGGCCGAGGAGACGCTGGCCAACGAGCTGACGATGGCCCTGCAGTTCGCCAGCACCGGCACCCTGGTCAGCCTTAAATCGCCTCAGCTGCGGGGGCGCGTCGCGCCCGCGGTGATCGTCGAGAAGGTGAAGGGGCCCGGTCAGTTCCCGCTGTTGCTCTGCCTGACCGATGAAAATGTCTGGATCCTGCTGCCCTGTCAGGCCGTGGTGAGCATCCACGCGGAGCTCAGTTGTCTGCAGGTGGACGGGCTGGAGGTCCCGGAGCTGTCCCGTTCCGGCGAGTTGCGCCATGGCGATCAGGCCAGTGGGGGTTTGGCGTTAGCCGTGGCCCACATGGCCCGGCGCCATGACATGACCACCCCGCAATACGACCTGGCTGGGGAGGTGTTGACCCAGGCCCGGCTGGTGCGGGATCTCGAGCAGGAGCAGGAGCAGCATCCGGCCCATCGCTGGGGAGATCGAAAACAGCTGAAGAAGCACCGCCGGCGCATGGAAGATCTGGAACTGGAGATCGCCGAACGGCAGCAGCAGCTGCATCAGCGGGCCAACCGTCACTGGGAGACCTTCCTGGCCTTGATGGAGATCCTGCAGCACTTCGGATGTCTTGATGAATTGGAACCCACAGAGATTGGCCGCACTGTGGCTGCTTTGCGGGGCGACAACGAACTCTGGCTGGGGCTGGCTCTGATGAGTGGGCATCTCGATGACCTCTCCGCCCCAGACCTGGCGGCGGTGTTCGAGGCGATCAGCACAGAGGTCAACCGTCCCGACCTATGGAGTGGCTTCCCGCCGCCTGCGGCGGCTGAGGAAGCTCTCCAGGATCTGTCGGGTCTTCGTCGCGAGCTGCTACGGGCCCAGGAACGCGCTGGTGTGGTGGTGCCGGCCTGGTGGGAACCTGAGCTCATGGGTCTTGTGGATGCCTGGGCGCGGGGAACGTCCTGGAGCGATCTGATCGCCAACACGTCCCTGGACGAGGGTGATGTGGTGCGGATCATGCGCCGCACCGTGGATCTTCTGGCCCAGGTGCCCTACTGCGAAGCGATTAGCGAGCAATTGCGCAGCCATGCCCGTCAGGCATTGAAAGCGATCAACCGCTTCCCCGTGGCCGAGGCCCAGGATTTGGTGCCGCCTTCCTCTGCGCTCAACCCGGCAACGGAGAGGGCGGCCTGA